From the genome of Desulfovibrio sp.:
GCACATCAAGTTCCGGTCGGACCTGCTTGAGGGACGCACCGTGGCGCTTATTTTCGAGAAAGCCTCCACCCGCACCCGCGTGTCCTTCGAAATGGCGGTTCGCCATCTGGGCGGGTCCACCATCTACATGACCCAGCACGACTCCCAGCTGGGGCGTTCCGAGCCCGTGGAAGACACCATCCGCGTGCTGTCGCGCTACGTTGACGGCCTGGTCATGCGCACCTTCGAGCACTCCAAGCTCGAACGCATGTGGGCCAAGTCCTCCATTCCCATCGTCAACGCCCTGTCCGACGATTTCCATCCCTGCCAGGTGATGGGAGACGTGATGACCATGGTGGAGAACGGCGCGAATCTGGAAAAGACCAAGGTGGCCTGGATCGGCGACGGCAACAACATGGCCCAGTCCTGGATCAATTCCGCCACGTATTTCCCCTTCGAACTGGCCCTGGCCTGTCCCGAAGGCTACCTGCCCAAGAAGGACATCCTGGACGCGGCCCTGGCCCAGGGAGCCAAGATCACCCTGACGGCCGACCCCGGCCAGGCGATCTCCGGCGCGCATTTCGTCAACACCGACGTGTGGGCCTCCATGGGCCAGGAAGGCGAGACAGAAGAACGCCTCAAGGTGTTCAAGGACTACCAGGTCGATGCCAAGGCCATGGCCAAGGCCGCGCCCGGAGCCAAGTTCATGCACTGCCTGCCCGCCCACCAGGGCGAGGAAGTGACCACGGACGTCTTCGAATCCGAAGCCTCCATCGTCTGGGACCAGGCCGAGAACCGGATGCACATCCAGATGGCCATTCTGGAGTGGGTCTACACCTTACAATACGACACCGCCCCCTATACCCTCGCGGAGATCTAAATCATGAGCAGCATCAAGAAAGTGGTCCTGGCCTATTCCGGCGGCCTGGACACGTCTGTCATCCTCAAGTGGATCAAGAAGACCTACCAGTGCGAGGTCATCACCATGACCGCCGACCTGGGCCAGGAAGAGGAGCTCGACGGCCTGGAAGAGAAGGCCCGCAACACCGGTGCCTCCAAGGCCTACATCGACGATCTGCGCGAGGAGTTCGCGCGCGATTTCGTCTTCCCCATCCTGCGCGCCGCGGCCGTGTACGAGGGCCGCTATCTGCTGGGCACGTCCATCGCCAGGCCCTGCATCGCCAAGCGCATGGTGGAGATCGCCCTGAAGGAGGGCGCCCAGGCCGTGTCCCACGGCGCCACGGGCAAGGGCAACGACCAGGTGCGCTTCGAGCTCACCGCCATGGCCCTGGCCCCGCAACTCAAAACCATCGCCCCCTGGCGCGAATGGGACTTCAAGGGCCGCGCCGACCTCATGGCCTTTGCCAAGGACAACGGCATCCCCGTGCCCGTGACCAAGGAAAAACCCTACAGCTGCGACCGCAACCTCATGCACCTCTCCTTCGAGGGCGGCGAACTGGAAGACCCCTGGAACGAACCCGGCCCGCACAGCCACCTGCTCTGCTGCCGCGCCGAAGACGCGCCCAACGAGGCCGAGTACATCGAGCTGGAATTCGAGAAGGGCGATCCGATCGCTGTAGACGGCAAGAAGATGAGCCCGGCAGAGATCATCCGCTTCCTCAACAAGCTTGGCGGCAAGCACGGAGTGGGGCGCCTGGACATGGTGGAGAACCGCTTCGTGGGTATGAAGTCCCGCGGGGTGTACGAAACCCCGGGCTGCACCATCATCCACGCCGCACACCGCGACCTGGAAGGCATCACCCTGGACCGCGAGGTCATGCACCTGCGCGACTCGCTCATCCCGCGCTACGCCGAGATGGTCTACTACGGCTTCTGGTTCGCGCCCGAGCGCGAGGCCATTCAGGCCCTGATCGACAAGAGCCAGGAGAAGGTGTTCGGCACGGTGCGCGTGAAGCTCTACAAGGGCCAGGCCACTCCGGTGGGACGCAAGTCGCCGAACAGCCTGTACAATACCGAGCTGGTGACCTTCGAGGAAGACTCGGTCTACGACCAGTCCGATGCCACCGGGTTCATCAGGTTGCAGGGCCTGAGGCTGCGCGGCTACAAGAAGATGTAAGAGACCAGGGCTCCGCCCTGCACCCGCCAGGGGGATGATCCCCCTGGACCCCCAGTTGCTTCGCGGGATTCGCGAGGCGCTGCGGGTGGGCGAGGAGTATGAGCCGCCGGGAACGCCCAAAGCGGCTTATCCCGGCGGATCGCCATCGCCGCAAGCGGCGATATTTTTGAAGGCAGAAGGCGCGGCCTTGCGCGCTTTCTGCCTCGTTCAAATCAAGCATCGATCAACGCGAAGCTATATGGGATTCCAAAGGGACTTGTCCCTTTGGCCGCCGGAGGCACTCTTCCATGACCACTTCTTCGTCCAAACCCTGGGGCGGCCGGTTCGCCGAGCCCACCTCCAAGATCGTCGAACGCTACACCGGCTCGGTCCGTTACGACAAAGCCCTGTACGAGCAGGACATCGCCGGCTCCAAGGCCCATGCCCGCATGCTGGCCCGCCAGGGGATCATATCGGACGATGAGGCCAAGAAGATCGTAGGCGGCCTGGACATCATCCTGCACGAGATCCACGAGGGCAAGTTCGTCTGGAAGGACGAGCTGGAAGACGTGCACATGAACATCGAGGCCAGGCTCACCGAGATGATCGGCGATGCCGGGCGCAAGCTGCACACGGGCCGCTCGAGGAATGACCAGGTGTGTTTGGATTTCAGGCTGTTCGTGAGCGCAAGGCTCGAGGCCTGGGGCGAGCTTCTGGCTGGACTCGTTAAAGTGTTGGTTGAACGTTCCGGCGAGCATGTGGACACCATCCTGTCCGGCTACACGCACCTGCAGCCAGCCCAGCCCGTGAGTTTGGGGCATCATCTGCTTGCCTACGCCTGGATGTTCAAGCGCGACCATGAGCGCTGCCAGGACGCCCTGAAGCGCTCGGCGGTGTCCCCTTTGGGAGCGGCCGCCCTGGCGGGCACGACGTTTCCGCTGGACCCCAAGGCCGTGGCCGAGGAGCTCGGCCTGTACGGGACGTTCAACAACAGCCTGGATGCCGTGTCGGACAGGGATTTCGCGCTGGAAGCGTTGTTCGTGGGGTCTACGGTTATGACCCACCTGTCACGCCTGTGCGAGGAGTTGATCATCTGGGCCAACCCCAACTTCGGGTACGTGTCCCTGCCGGACGCCTTCGCCACGGGCAGCTCCATCATGCCCCAGAAGAAGAACCCGGACGTGGCCGAGCTCATGCGCGGCAAGACCGGCAGGGTGTATGGGGCGCTGTTGGGGCTTATGACGCTCATGAAAGGGCTGCCCCTGGCCTACAACCGCGACATGCAGGAGGACAAGGAGCAGTTCTTCGACGCGGACCGCACCGTGAGCGATTCTTTGGCCATCATGGCCGAGATGATGCAGGTGATGGGCTTCAGGCCGGAAAAGATGCGCAACGCCCTGAAGCTGGGATTTTTAAACGCCACGGAGCTGGCCGATTATCTGGCTGCCAAGGGGGTGCCCTTCAGGGATGCCCACCACGTGGCCGGATCGGCCGTAGCCATGGCCGAGAAGAAGGGCTGCGGGCTGGAGGATCTCACTTTGGCCGAGCTCCAGTCGCTTTCGAGTAAGATTGAAGCCGATGTGGCCGAGGTGTTAAAATACGAGACGGCCATGAAGAGAAGAAACACCCCGGGCGGCACGGCCCCGGAAAGGGTTGAGGAGCAGATCACTTTTTTGATGAAGTGGGTAAGAGAAGTTCAAGAATAATAGTTTGTTAAGTGTCGTTCTTGTCGCCCTGGATGCGGCGGTCTAATTGCTGTCATAATTTAGCATGATGAAATTGAGATGGATAGTATGCAGTCGCGGTTTACTTCATATATAATAGATAAATTTTTTATATTTTTTGTGCTGTTGTCTGCACTTATTCGTTTTTATCGCTTAGATATTCCTGCAATGTGGTGGGATGAAATCCTTGTTCCGTTAACGGCTAGTCATTCATGGGAGTATATTGTCAGTTTTTCGCTGGGTCCAGAAATGCACCCACCGTATTATGCATTTTTAGTTAAACTTCTTATGTATTTTAGTTCGTCAGAGTTTTTTTTACGTTCCATATCCGCGCTTGCTGGGACTGCTACTGTTGCTGTTGTATATTTTGTAGGGAAAAAAATTTCTGGTTATGGCGTAGGGCTCATTGCTGCGTCAGTGATGATGGCAAATCCATATATGATTTGGTTGTCACGGCAGGTTAGGCCGTACGCTTTATTATTATTGTCAATTTCAATCGTAATGCATCTTGTGTCAAGGCAAGATAAAGAGGATGTGAAAGCCTCTTGGCTGGCTGTAGCCATCATGAGTGGATTTCAGTTGCTCCTCCACTATGTATCAATATTTTTAGTTTTTTCACAAGCACTGGCAATTTCCGTTGGATTGATATTCGAGAAGAAAATGCGAGTTGAGTGGAAACGTTTGTCGTTGTATTTTGCAGTATTATCTAGTTTTTTTCTTGCTATTATACCGTTCTTCTATTCTCTTTTAGAGAGGAGAAAATCATCCTTTGTGAAAGAGGAGAATTCATACAGTGAAGTTTTCACTGTATTGAAAGCCAAGGTGATTGAGATCTCTCAGCTGGTTTTTCGTTCTGATATTTATCATATAGAATTGTTTCTTATAGCGTTTGGTGCCGTTATTTTGTTCCTTACGAGGAAAAGAATTGGTTTTTTAATTCCGCTGATGGCGATTGTCCCTCTCTCAATATTGTATATTTTTAAAGATACGTATGTGTACTTTTGGCATATTAGTTTCTTGATACCTACTTTTTCTTTGATGTTTTCTGTAGGTGTATGTTTTTTTATTAGACATGTGTACGTTCAGATGCTTGTGTCTCTGGCGGTTTCCTTTGTATTGCTATTCAATATTTATTCTGATGGGGAGAATAGGTTTTATTCTGTAGATAGCCATAGTAAATTTGCAGTTGGTCCATTTTCAAAATTGTCTCGTCCAGCAACCCAAGAGTTTTTATCTTTACCTTTTGATTCAGATATGCCTCGAGTTGTTTATTCTGACAGCATTGGGTTTATTAATAGCGTTAGTTGGTATCTTGATAGGTTCACGGCAAGTAACCCGTTGATGAATCAGAGTGTAACCAGTTCCGAGAAATTCCGAAATGTTTGGTATATAGCAAATGATACTCCTGGAAAGGACTCCCTCGCTCCAAAAGAAAATTTCGAGACGTATGTGGGTGAGAACCTATACAAAAGTAGCTATGTTGCTAAATATAAAGAGTTTGTTGATATATTTAAATTGTCTTCCTTTGTGTCCTGGGATGCTACGCCTTTAAACGTTTATACGAACTCAAAAGAGCTTAGCGATATTACAATCGTTGACAATATGGGGCCTTCTGTAGTCCCGACGAAAAATATGACTTTTGGCAGTTTTGTTTTAGAGGCAAAAAACCATATTGGGACAACAGGAACTGTTTTTGTTGATATAAAGCGTGTTAACGCAGGGCGCGATAATATATTCAAATTTTTGGTTGGCTATGATGATCATATTCGGAATGAAATATACGGAGAAGTCGGAAAAATAATCGGAGAGCATGTTAAACTTCGTATTGAAACGCCTGAAAAATATGATCGTATTGCATTTGAATATCGACTTTTGGCTGCAGATAGAACTGCAGATTATGAAGCAGGAAATCAACAGACTATTAAACTGCAAAATATAACCTTTCTATTTGATAAGAAGGGACTTTTATTTGATTTACTAAAGCCAATTACCATTCCAAACGGTGCATATCTACATGGAATTGAGGGCATCGAGCGAGACGATAACGGAAATTGGCGTTGGATTAATGGGTCAGAGGCAAATTATGAGTTCGATAGTTTGGAAGAGGCAGAGGGTGTCCTAAGAATGCTCATTAGCAATCCGATTCCGAATCAGAACGTCGCCATCACTGTGAACGGTAGTGAAGTCGCTAACAAGCAGAATATGCCTTATGGAAAATGGTTAGACACTCCAGAGAGCATCGAAGTCCCGGTTCGTTTTGTACCTGGGAAGAATCAGGTTAAGCTCATTTTCGGGAAGTGGAACCACAGAACTCCTGAAGAGACCTTCTCTCTAGCTGATCCCCGTCCTTTGTCTGCTGCTCTGCTGGAGTTGTCTTTTAATAAGTACTAGGCAAAAACTGAGTGGAAGGGCCTTGGGGCGTCTTAAAAGCTGAATGAAGTGGCGGAAGCGTATAGGGGTCGAACCTACCGAAGGGGATGAGCCTTCCACTGGATTTAAAGTCCCGCACAAACGTATTTCCTGCGTTTTCCCGATTCGTCCC
Proteins encoded in this window:
- a CDS encoding argininosuccinate synthase, yielding MSSIKKVVLAYSGGLDTSVILKWIKKTYQCEVITMTADLGQEEELDGLEEKARNTGASKAYIDDLREEFARDFVFPILRAAAVYEGRYLLGTSIARPCIAKRMVEIALKEGAQAVSHGATGKGNDQVRFELTAMALAPQLKTIAPWREWDFKGRADLMAFAKDNGIPVPVTKEKPYSCDRNLMHLSFEGGELEDPWNEPGPHSHLLCCRAEDAPNEAEYIELEFEKGDPIAVDGKKMSPAEIIRFLNKLGGKHGVGRLDMVENRFVGMKSRGVYETPGCTIIHAAHRDLEGITLDREVMHLRDSLIPRYAEMVYYGFWFAPEREAIQALIDKSQEKVFGTVRVKLYKGQATPVGRKSPNSLYNTELVTFEEDSVYDQSDATGFIRLQGLRLRGYKKM
- the argH gene encoding argininosuccinate lyase, coding for MTTSSSKPWGGRFAEPTSKIVERYTGSVRYDKALYEQDIAGSKAHARMLARQGIISDDEAKKIVGGLDIILHEIHEGKFVWKDELEDVHMNIEARLTEMIGDAGRKLHTGRSRNDQVCLDFRLFVSARLEAWGELLAGLVKVLVERSGEHVDTILSGYTHLQPAQPVSLGHHLLAYAWMFKRDHERCQDALKRSAVSPLGAAALAGTTFPLDPKAVAEELGLYGTFNNSLDAVSDRDFALEALFVGSTVMTHLSRLCEELIIWANPNFGYVSLPDAFATGSSIMPQKKNPDVAELMRGKTGRVYGALLGLMTLMKGLPLAYNRDMQEDKEQFFDADRTVSDSLAIMAEMMQVMGFRPEKMRNALKLGFLNATELADYLAAKGVPFRDAHHVAGSAVAMAEKKGCGLEDLTLAELQSLSSKIEADVAEVLKYETAMKRRNTPGGTAPERVEEQITFLMKWVREVQE
- the argF gene encoding ornithine carbamoyltransferase, which translates into the protein MPKRFLEIHDMSPAEARAVVARAIEMKHIKFRSDLLEGRTVALIFEKASTRTRVSFEMAVRHLGGSTIYMTQHDSQLGRSEPVEDTIRVLSRYVDGLVMRTFEHSKLERMWAKSSIPIVNALSDDFHPCQVMGDVMTMVENGANLEKTKVAWIGDGNNMAQSWINSATYFPFELALACPEGYLPKKDILDAALAQGAKITLTADPGQAISGAHFVNTDVWASMGQEGETEERLKVFKDYQVDAKAMAKAAPGAKFMHCLPAHQGEEVTTDVFESEASIVWDQAENRMHIQMAILEWVYTLQYDTAPYTLAEI
- a CDS encoding glycosyltransferase family 39 protein, producing MDSMQSRFTSYIIDKFFIFFVLLSALIRFYRLDIPAMWWDEILVPLTASHSWEYIVSFSLGPEMHPPYYAFLVKLLMYFSSSEFFLRSISALAGTATVAVVYFVGKKISGYGVGLIAASVMMANPYMIWLSRQVRPYALLLLSISIVMHLVSRQDKEDVKASWLAVAIMSGFQLLLHYVSIFLVFSQALAISVGLIFEKKMRVEWKRLSLYFAVLSSFFLAIIPFFYSLLERRKSSFVKEENSYSEVFTVLKAKVIEISQLVFRSDIYHIELFLIAFGAVILFLTRKRIGFLIPLMAIVPLSILYIFKDTYVYFWHISFLIPTFSLMFSVGVCFFIRHVYVQMLVSLAVSFVLLFNIYSDGENRFYSVDSHSKFAVGPFSKLSRPATQEFLSLPFDSDMPRVVYSDSIGFINSVSWYLDRFTASNPLMNQSVTSSEKFRNVWYIANDTPGKDSLAPKENFETYVGENLYKSSYVAKYKEFVDIFKLSSFVSWDATPLNVYTNSKELSDITIVDNMGPSVVPTKNMTFGSFVLEAKNHIGTTGTVFVDIKRVNAGRDNIFKFLVGYDDHIRNEIYGEVGKIIGEHVKLRIETPEKYDRIAFEYRLLAADRTADYEAGNQQTIKLQNITFLFDKKGLLFDLLKPITIPNGAYLHGIEGIERDDNGNWRWINGSEANYEFDSLEEAEGVLRMLISNPIPNQNVAITVNGSEVANKQNMPYGKWLDTPESIEVPVRFVPGKNQVKLIFGKWNHRTPEETFSLADPRPLSAALLELSFNKY